Within the Salinibacterium sp. TMP30 genome, the region TCAACCCGACTTGCGGGATGGCACGCGCGGCCTGATTTCGTAGCTCCCGTTCACTGCGCCAAATATGGCGAAACGGGAACCGGGCTGTGATCAACGGTAACGCCTTTGAGGTATTCGCGCAGGTTTGCGTCCGCCAGATTGGGGACATAACACCCTTAGCGGCATCACCGATCCGCGGCACAGTGGGCATCGAAGGGGGTCGCCTTTGTTGCCTATTCGTTACATTGGCGTGATCGTTTGACACCGTGGCGCGACGAATCCATCGGTTTAGCTGCGATGAATCCTTCGGCTTAGCGAGGCGGCCGTACCATGCCCTCTTGAGCAACACTGGCGATAAGTCGACCTGCACGATCGTAGATGCGACCCAGCGAGAGGCCGCGGCCGCCGATTGCGTTCGGTGACTCTTGAACATAGAGAAGCCACTCATCCACTCGCGCCTCGCGGTGCCACCACATGGCGTGGTCGAGGCTCGCGACTTTGATGCCGGGAGTCGCCCATGCGAGGCCGTGGCGCCGCATGATCGACTCGAGGATGGAGTAGTCGCTTGCGTAGGCGAGAGCCGCGCGATGAAGGTTCATGTCGTCGGGCATCGGGCCCACTGATTTCAACCAGACTGCCTGGTGCGCGACGTGTCCGCCCTCAACAGAAATAAAAATTGGCGACGGTACATATCGCATGTCAAAGGGACGCTCGGATGCCCAATAGCGAGCGACCGGATGTTCCAACGATGCCAGCGATTCCGCTGTTGTCGGCAGCGACTCTGGGTCAGGCAAGTCAGCAGGCATCTCAATTTGGTGATCGAGGCCGTCATCCTCGTCCTGGAATGACGCAATCGCTGAGAGGATCGGCACGCCATCCTGGTAGGCCTGCGTGCGCCGTGTCGAGAATGATCGACCGTCATGGATGCGATCGACGGAGAAAGTTATCGGGAGGTTGATGTCTCCGGGGCGCAAGAAATAACCATGCATCGAGTGAACGATTCGGTCCGCTGCGAGGGTGCGCTGGGCGGCGACGAGCGCCTGCGCAAGCACTTGCCCGCCGAAGACTCGCCCCTGCGGCATCCATTGGCTTGGACCAGTAAAAATATCTTCATTGGTTCGTGCGCCGGTGTCGGTCAGATCGAGGGCAGTTAGAAGCCCAGACATAGGGTCGCTCATGCCTGTAGTTTAGGAGACCTATGACTGGATCGTTTACTTTGGTGGATTCCCTTGCCCTGGGTGATCTGCACGTATTTTTGGGGCGCGCCGCTCGCGTTGATGAGGGTTCCGTGCGCCTTATCGGCGGTGCCGGAGTGCTGGCCGTCTACGTTTCCGTGCTGCACCCAGCGGGACTACTTGATCAGAGCCCCACGGTGCTTGGCCTCCGTACCTTCGCGCTGGCCTCGAAAGATACCTTCGATGCCGTGGTGCCGGTGCGTTCCCTGCTCGGGCGAGTGGAGAGCGCCATTGAGGCGTCAGCTGACACGTCTGGCGAACCCGTTACGGTGACTCTGCCAATGAGCGTCAACACTGTCACCTGGGCCGCTATCACCCCGCCGCGCAAAGGCTGGGTAGCGATCGACTCAGTTGCCCGTGAAGTTCTCGAAGGTGCGGCACGCGAGGGGATTGACGAAGTCGCACAGGCCGTTCCCACCGGAGCGGGTGAAGCGATCGTGCACAAAGTGCGCACCGAAGTGTGGGGTCGCCCGCTCGATAACCCCGACTACTTGCCCGCAGGCGCAGGTTTTGCCGCAGTGAGTCTCGGGTTCCTCGGCGACGAAGAATCAGCCTCAATATATGAATCAGGTGCGTGGACCCGCGTGACGACCAAGCGCGGTCACGTGCTCGTGAAGCGTCGCGCCTGGTCGGTCGCTCGTTAAAAACTGGGAACTACGCCCACTAAAGCGAGCCGAGCAGCGGCGCAAACTCTCGGATTGCTCCCACAGTGATGAGAACGGCAACACCGCAGCCGACGACTACTACTGCAATCGCAACCCACAACGGGGCAAGTCCCGTGCCGATGTAGCGCTTCACATTTGAGGTGCGACCGATGACGTAAAGCAGACTCCCAAACACAATAAGGCCCCACGGCAGGGGATACGGAACCCCTCGACGTTCCAGCTTTTTGCCATCCGCATAGGCAAGAAAGAAATTGGCGATGAAAACAAACCAATACC harbors:
- a CDS encoding acyl-CoA thioesterase II translates to MSDPMSGLLTALDLTDTGARTNEDIFTGPSQWMPQGRVFGGQVLAQALVAAQRTLAADRIVHSMHGYFLRPGDINLPITFSVDRIHDGRSFSTRRTQAYQDGVPILSAIASFQDEDDGLDHQIEMPADLPDPESLPTTAESLASLEHPVARYWASERPFDMRYVPSPIFISVEGGHVAHQAVWLKSVGPMPDDMNLHRAALAYASDYSILESIMRRHGLAWATPGIKVASLDHAMWWHREARVDEWLLYVQESPNAIGGRGLSLGRIYDRAGRLIASVAQEGMVRPPR